From Rhizobium sp. NZLR1, a single genomic window includes:
- a CDS encoding fumarylacetoacetate hydrolase family protein — protein MKLMRVGEAGNEKPALLDADGKIRDLSGHVADIGGEVITPAGLARIAAIDPKSLPELAPGRIGACVAGTGKFICIGLNYSDHAAETGATVPPEPIIFMKATSAIVGPNEDVIIPRGSEKTDWEVELGVVIGKTAKYVTEAEALDYVAGYCVSNDVSERAFQTERSGQWTKGKSCDTFGPIGPWLVTKDEIPQPQNLGMWLTVNGQKMQNGSSKTMVYGVAFLVSYLSQFMSLHPGDVISTGTPPGVGMGLKPPRYLKAGDVVELGIEGLGTQKQTFIADR, from the coding sequence ATGAAGCTGATGCGTGTTGGCGAAGCTGGCAATGAAAAACCCGCGCTTCTCGATGCCGATGGCAAGATCCGCGATCTGTCCGGTCACGTCGCCGATATCGGCGGCGAGGTGATCACGCCGGCAGGCCTGGCAAGGATAGCGGCGATCGATCCGAAGAGCCTTCCGGAACTTGCCCCCGGCCGCATCGGCGCCTGCGTCGCCGGCACCGGCAAATTCATCTGCATCGGCTTGAATTATTCGGATCATGCTGCCGAAACCGGCGCCACCGTTCCGCCCGAGCCGATCATCTTCATGAAAGCAACCTCGGCAATCGTCGGACCGAACGAGGATGTCATCATTCCCCGCGGTTCGGAAAAGACCGATTGGGAAGTCGAGCTGGGCGTCGTCATCGGCAAGACTGCCAAATATGTAACGGAAGCCGAAGCGCTGGATTACGTCGCCGGTTATTGCGTCTCCAATGACGTGTCCGAGCGCGCTTTCCAGACCGAGCGATCCGGACAATGGACGAAGGGCAAATCCTGCGACACGTTTGGCCCAATCGGCCCATGGCTCGTCACCAAGGACGAAATTCCGCAGCCGCAGAACCTCGGCATGTGGCTGACGGTCAACGGCCAGAAGATGCAGAACGGCTCATCGAAGACGATGGTGTACGGCGTTGCTTTCCTCGTCTCCTACCTCAGCCAGTTCATGTCGTTGCATCCCGGTGACGTGATCTCGACCGGCACGCCTCCCGGCGTCGGCATGGGCCTCAAGCCGCCGCGTTATCTCAAGGCGGGCGACGTGGTCGAACTCGGCATCGAAGGTCTCGGCACGCAGAAGCAGACCTTTATAGCGGATCGTTAA
- the secB gene encoding protein-export chaperone SecB encodes MADDNNSNGAASPTLSILAQYTKDLSFENPGAPRSLQARDKAPTININVNVNANPLSDTDFDVVLSLNAEAKDGDKTVFHTELAYGGVFRVAGFPQEHMLPVLFIECPRMLFPFARQIIADVTRNGGFPPLMIDPIDFTQMFAQRVAEEQARAKVEAVPN; translated from the coding sequence ATGGCAGACGATAACAACAGCAACGGTGCGGCCAGCCCCACCCTTTCGATCCTTGCGCAATATACCAAGGATCTCTCCTTCGAAAATCCGGGTGCGCCGCGTTCGCTGCAGGCCCGCGACAAGGCCCCGACGATCAACATCAATGTGAACGTCAACGCCAACCCGCTTTCGGATACGGATTTCGATGTCGTGCTGTCGCTGAATGCCGAAGCCAAGGACGGCGACAAGACGGTTTTCCATACCGAACTCGCCTATGGCGGCGTCTTCCGCGTTGCCGGCTTCCCGCAGGAACACATGCTGCCGGTTCTCTTCATCGAGTGCCCGCGCATGCTCTTCCCGTTTGCCCGCCAGATCATCGCCGACGTCACCCGCAACGGTGGTTTCCCGCCGCTGATGATCGACCCGATCGACTTCACGCAGATGTTTGCCCAGCGCGTTGCCGAAGAACAGGCCCGCGCCAAGGTAGAAGCCGTTCCGAACTGA
- a CDS encoding glutathione S-transferase family protein, with protein sequence MLVKGKWTEDWQPVQAKDEKGGFVRQTSSFRNWVTPDGAAGPTGKSGFKAGAGRYHLYVAYICPWASRTLIGRTLKGLEDAISVSVVEPMLTKQGWRFGDYPGATEDHVNGATYMHEIYTRTAPDFTGRATVPVLWDKQRKTIVNNESADILRMLNSGFGDLAKNPIDLYPAERRSAIDAFNDRIYPALNNGVYRAGFATTQPAYEEAFAEVFACLDWVEPQFQDRSFLFAGHPTESDIRLFVTLVRFDVAYHGIFKCNLRRLSDYANLRVFCRRMLDWPGIAETVNLDHIKRGYYSIENLNPTKIVPVGPDLAEIFKA encoded by the coding sequence ATGCTGGTAAAGGGAAAATGGACGGAGGACTGGCAGCCCGTTCAGGCAAAGGACGAGAAGGGCGGTTTCGTCAGGCAGACCTCGAGTTTCCGCAACTGGGTGACGCCGGATGGCGCCGCCGGGCCGACGGGCAAGAGCGGCTTCAAAGCAGGTGCCGGCCGTTACCATCTCTATGTCGCCTATATCTGTCCCTGGGCCTCGCGCACCCTGATCGGCCGTACGCTCAAGGGGCTGGAAGACGCCATTTCCGTTTCCGTCGTCGAGCCGATGCTGACAAAACAGGGCTGGCGCTTCGGCGATTATCCCGGTGCGACGGAGGATCATGTCAACGGCGCGACCTATATGCACGAAATCTATACGCGGACGGCGCCGGATTTCACCGGGCGGGCCACCGTGCCGGTTCTCTGGGACAAGCAGAGAAAGACCATCGTCAACAATGAATCCGCCGATATCCTGCGGATGCTGAACAGCGGCTTCGGCGACCTAGCGAAAAATCCGATCGATCTGTATCCAGCCGAAAGACGCAGCGCGATCGATGCTTTCAACGACCGCATCTATCCGGCCCTGAACAACGGCGTCTATCGCGCTGGTTTCGCCACCACGCAGCCTGCCTATGAAGAAGCCTTCGCCGAGGTCTTTGCCTGCCTCGACTGGGTCGAGCCGCAGTTCCAGGATCGGTCTTTTCTTTTCGCCGGGCATCCGACCGAAAGCGATATCCGGCTCTTCGTCACCCTTGTGCGCTTCGACGTCGCTTATCACGGTATCTTCAAATGCAATCTGCGCCGGCTTTCCGACTATGCCAACCTGCGCGTTTTTTGCCGCCGCATGCTGGATTGGCCGGGCATCGCGGAAACAGTCAACCTCGACCACATCAAGCGCGGCTACTACTCGATCGAAAATCTTAACCCGACAAAGATCGTTCCCGTCGGTCCCGACCTTGCAGAAATTTTCAAAGCATAA
- a CDS encoding helix-turn-helix transcriptional regulator: MTPFGEAVRRLRARKGVSQKEMAEALNVSPAYLSALEHGKRGLPTFDLLQRIAGYFNIIWDEAEELFLLARSSDPRVVIDTSGLPPEYTEFANRLARRIRNLDSAKIGRLSALLENDGKGDGKAS, translated from the coding sequence ATGACTCCCTTTGGAGAGGCGGTTCGCCGGCTGAGAGCGCGCAAGGGTGTCTCGCAGAAGGAAATGGCGGAAGCGTTGAATGTCTCTCCCGCCTATCTCTCGGCGCTCGAACATGGAAAGCGCGGTTTGCCGACATTCGATCTGCTGCAGCGCATCGCCGGCTATTTCAACATCATCTGGGATGAAGCCGAGGAACTGTTTCTGCTCGCCCGCTCGTCCGACCCGCGCGTCGTGATCGACACCTCCGGCCTGCCTCCGGAATATACCGAATTTGCCAACCGGCTGGCGCGGCGGATTCGCAACCTTGACAGTGCAAAGATAGGCCGGTTATCGGCTCTTCTCGAAAATGACGGCAAAGGCGACGGAAAAGCGTCATAA
- a CDS encoding DUF2218 domain-containing protein, with protein MHLSQAVVRTEHASRYLQQLCKHWSHKFSVDFDPHRGRVPFSETAEVTFTADDAALTIILSVADPAQQARMQGVIDDHLKRFAFREELDIVWTD; from the coding sequence ATGCACCTCTCCCAGGCCGTCGTGCGCACCGAACATGCAAGCCGCTATCTGCAGCAGCTCTGCAAACACTGGAGCCATAAATTCAGCGTCGATTTCGACCCGCACAGGGGCCGGGTGCCGTTCAGCGAGACGGCCGAGGTAACGTTCACCGCCGACGATGCGGCGCTGACCATAATACTTTCCGTCGCCGATCCCGCACAGCAGGCAAGGATGCAGGGCGTCATCGACGATCATCTGAAGCGCTTCGCCTTCCGAGAGGAACTCGACATCGTCTGGACGGACTGA
- a CDS encoding nitroreductase family protein: MTKSNSRESQYPIDPMFLDRWSPRAFTGEIIEEAQLLNLLDAAHWAPSSSNHQPWRFIYALKGSEHWEKFVALLVDANQEWAKNASVLIFVVSRSFTGAAGSAEEKPSYTHSFDAGTAWGYLALQARLSGFYAHGMGGIKHEEISKTFGIPEGYRVEAGVAVGRLADKTVLSERNQAREFPSQRKPLSEVAFNGHFIAS; encoded by the coding sequence ATGACAAAAAGCAACAGCCGCGAATCCCAATATCCAATCGATCCGATGTTTCTCGACCGCTGGTCGCCCCGCGCCTTCACCGGCGAAATCATCGAGGAGGCGCAGCTGCTGAACCTGCTCGACGCCGCCCATTGGGCGCCCTCCTCGTCCAATCACCAACCCTGGCGCTTCATCTATGCGCTTAAGGGTTCTGAGCATTGGGAGAAATTCGTGGCATTGCTCGTCGATGCCAATCAGGAATGGGCGAAGAATGCGTCGGTGCTGATCTTCGTCGTGTCGCGCAGCTTCACCGGCGCGGCCGGCTCTGCTGAGGAAAAGCCGAGCTATACCCATTCCTTCGACGCCGGTACTGCCTGGGGATATTTGGCGCTTCAGGCCCGTCTCTCCGGATTCTATGCCCATGGCATGGGCGGCATCAAACACGAGGAAATCAGCAAGACGTTTGGCATTCCCGAGGGCTACCGGGTCGAGGCCGGCGTTGCCGTCGGCCGCCTGGCCGACAAGACCGTTCTTTCTGAGCGCAATCAAGCGCGCGAATTCCCCAGCCAGCGTAAACCGCTGTCCGAAGTTGCCTTCAACGGCCATTTCATCGCAAGCTGA
- a CDS encoding Smr/MutS family protein, producing MAKDRKLSADERILWGKVARSTRPMPGKAGDLTELDAFLAEAEAASEREQQKQTLTPAMPPQPTVPSTSKPPAGVHHPLEKPVKRKIAKGRLALEARIDLHGLVQSEAHVILLDFLIRAHERGMRHVLVITGKGSSMGSAGALKRAVPLWFSKPEFRYLISSYESAAQHHGGEGALYIRLSRRHGERP from the coding sequence ATGGCCAAGGATCGCAAACTCAGTGCGGATGAGAGGATCCTCTGGGGCAAGGTTGCCCGCAGCACGCGACCGATGCCCGGCAAGGCGGGTGATTTGACCGAGCTCGATGCGTTTCTTGCCGAAGCCGAAGCGGCGTCCGAACGGGAACAGCAAAAACAGACACTCACCCCGGCCATGCCGCCGCAGCCGACCGTACCATCGACATCGAAACCGCCGGCCGGGGTACATCATCCGCTGGAAAAGCCGGTCAAGCGCAAGATCGCCAAGGGCCGGCTGGCGCTCGAAGCGCGGATTGACCTGCATGGGCTGGTGCAGAGCGAAGCTCATGTCATCCTTCTCGATTTCCTGATCCGCGCCCACGAGCGCGGCATGCGTCATGTCTTGGTCATCACCGGTAAAGGCAGCTCCATGGGCAGCGCCGGCGCGCTCAAGCGGGCCGTTCCCCTCTGGTTCTCGAAGCCGGAATTCCGCTACCTGATCTCGTCCTATGAGTCGGCCGCACAGCATCATGGCGGGGAGGGCGCGCTCTACATTCGCCTGTCGCGGCGGCACGGGGAAAGACCATGA
- a CDS encoding Tim44/TimA family putative adaptor protein produces the protein MSSNDFITLFFLVAAVLIFFQLRAVLGRRTGNEKPPRDLYTPRDAAPAEAADAGKVVTLPRRDTTTEDEDRFAAIDAFAAPGTPLNESLRALNKADSAFSPKEFLNGARMAYEMIVMAYADGDRKTLKNLLSREVYDGFDAAIGEREARGEKVKSTFVGIDKAEITHAETKGSEAQITVRIISQLISATYDKADVLIEGDAENVAEVNDLWTFARDTRSRDPNWKLVATESEHE, from the coding sequence ATGAGTTCGAACGACTTCATCACATTATTCTTCCTGGTGGCGGCGGTGCTGATTTTCTTTCAGCTCCGCGCCGTGCTCGGGCGCCGCACAGGAAATGAGAAGCCGCCGCGCGATCTCTATACGCCGCGGGATGCGGCTCCGGCAGAAGCCGCCGATGCCGGCAAGGTCGTGACGCTGCCGCGCCGCGACACGACGACGGAGGATGAGGATCGCTTCGCCGCCATCGATGCCTTCGCCGCACCCGGAACGCCACTCAACGAATCGCTGCGCGCGCTGAACAAGGCCGATTCCGCCTTCAGCCCGAAGGAGTTTCTCAACGGCGCCCGCATGGCTTACGAGATGATCGTCATGGCCTATGCGGATGGCGACCGGAAAACGCTGAAGAATTTATTGTCCCGCGAAGTCTATGACGGGTTCGATGCTGCGATCGGCGAGCGTGAAGCGCGGGGCGAGAAGGTCAAGTCCACCTTCGTCGGCATAGACAAGGCCGAAATCACCCATGCGGAGACGAAGGGCAGCGAAGCACAGATCACCGTTCGTATCATCAGCCAGCTGATATCGGCCACCTACGACAAGGCGGATGTGCTGATCGAAGGCGACGCCGAAAACGTCGCCGAGGTCAACGACCTCTGGACCTTCGCCCGCGACACCCGCTCGCGCGATCCGAACTGGAAACTCGTGGCGACCGAATCGGAACATGAGTGA
- the coaE gene encoding dephospho-CoA kinase (Dephospho-CoA kinase (CoaE) performs the final step in coenzyme A biosynthesis.) translates to MLTIGLTGSIAMGKSTAAKLFAEAGIPLNDSDAVVHDLYTGEAAPLVDAAFPGTMKDGAVDRHELGRQLALDPDGFKRLEAIVHPLVRKREAEFLARQRAAGAEMVLLDIPLLFETGAEQRVDVIVVVSADPQIQRERVLAREGMTEEKFEMILSRQTPDTEKRHRADYLIDSSQRIAVTKKRVLDIVADLKTRIAKGDFRNA, encoded by the coding sequence ATGCTGACGATTGGTCTTACCGGCTCCATCGCCATGGGAAAATCGACGGCGGCAAAGCTCTTCGCCGAGGCGGGAATCCCGTTGAACGATTCTGATGCGGTGGTCCACGATCTCTATACCGGCGAGGCCGCACCGCTGGTGGATGCTGCTTTTCCTGGAACGATGAAGGATGGAGCGGTCGACCGACATGAACTCGGCCGCCAGCTTGCTCTCGATCCGGATGGCTTCAAGCGCTTGGAAGCGATCGTCCATCCGCTGGTTCGCAAGCGTGAGGCGGAATTTCTGGCGCGGCAGCGCGCTGCCGGCGCGGAGATGGTATTGCTCGATATTCCTTTGCTCTTCGAAACCGGCGCTGAGCAAAGAGTGGATGTCATCGTCGTCGTCAGCGCCGATCCACAGATTCAACGCGAGAGGGTGCTTGCGCGGGAAGGCATGACCGAGGAAAAATTCGAGATGATTCTCTCACGCCAGACGCCGGACACGGAAAAACGCCACCGGGCGGATTATCTGATCGACAGCAGCCAGAGGATCGCGGTCACGAAAAAACGGGTGCTCGATATCGTCGCCGACCTGAAAACGCGGATTGCCAAGGGAGATTTCCGGAATGCGTGA
- the gyrB gene encoding DNA topoisomerase (ATP-hydrolyzing) subunit B, producing MSDTSATENGVSTEYGADSIKVLKGLDAVRKRPGMYIGDTDDGSGLHHMVYEVVDNAIDEALAGHADIVTVTLNPDGSVTVTDNGRGIPTDIHTGEGVSAAEVIMTQLHAGGKFDQNSYKVSGGLHGVGVSVVNALSVWLKLKIRRHDKIHEMSFTHGVADAPLKVTGEAPNETGTEVSFMPSTGTFTMTEFDYGTLEHRLRELAFLNSGVRILLTDKRHSDIKQEELRYDGGLEAFVAYLDRAKKSLVDKPVAIHGEKDGITVEVAMWWNDSYHENVLCFTNNIPQRDGGTHMAGFRAALTRQVVSYADSSGITKREKVTLQGEDCREGLTAVLSVKVPDPKFSSQTKDKLVSSEVRPVVESLVNEALNTWFEEHPSEAKILVGKVVEAAAAREAARKARELTRRKGALDIASLPGKLADCSERDPTKSEVFLVEGDSAGGSAKQGRSRENQAILPLRGKILNVERARFDKMLSSQEIGTLITALGTGIGKDEFNVEKLRYHKIIIMTDADVDGAHIRTLLLTFFFRQMPELIERGHLYIAQPPLYKVSRGKSVQYLKDEKALEEYLISQGLEDAALKLGSGEVRTGQDLREVILDALRMRALLDNLHSRYNRAVVEQAAIAGALNAELVSDRARAQALTSEVASRLDIIAEETERGWHGDLASDGGLRLERMVRGVREIVVLDMALIGSSDARHIDQLTSRLKEIYQTPPSLHRREGDIEISGPRALLDAIFATGRKGLTMQRYKGLGEMNAEQLWETTLDPNVRSLLQVKVPDATDADGLFARLMGDEVEPRREFIQENALSVANLDI from the coding sequence ATGAGCGATACATCCGCGACGGAAAACGGCGTAAGCACCGAATATGGCGCAGATTCCATCAAGGTTCTGAAGGGCCTCGATGCCGTGCGCAAACGTCCCGGCATGTATATCGGCGACACCGACGATGGCTCGGGCCTTCATCACATGGTCTATGAAGTCGTCGACAACGCGATCGACGAAGCGCTTGCCGGTCATGCCGACATTGTCACCGTCACCCTCAATCCGGATGGTTCAGTGACGGTCACCGATAACGGACGCGGCATCCCGACGGACATTCATACCGGCGAAGGCGTGTCGGCGGCCGAAGTCATCATGACGCAGCTCCATGCCGGCGGCAAGTTCGACCAGAATTCCTACAAGGTCTCCGGCGGCCTGCACGGCGTCGGCGTCTCGGTCGTCAACGCGCTGTCCGTCTGGCTGAAGCTGAAGATCCGCCGCCACGACAAGATCCATGAAATGAGCTTCACCCACGGCGTGGCCGATGCTCCGCTGAAGGTCACGGGCGAAGCCCCCAATGAGACCGGCACGGAAGTGAGCTTCATGCCGAGCACCGGCACCTTCACGATGACGGAGTTCGACTACGGCACGCTGGAACATCGTCTTCGCGAGCTCGCCTTCCTGAACTCAGGCGTGCGTATCCTGCTGACCGACAAGCGCCATTCCGATATCAAGCAGGAAGAACTGCGTTATGACGGCGGCCTCGAGGCTTTTGTTGCCTATCTCGACCGCGCCAAGAAGTCGCTGGTCGATAAACCGGTTGCCATCCATGGCGAAAAGGACGGCATCACCGTCGAAGTGGCGATGTGGTGGAACGACAGCTATCACGAGAACGTGCTCTGCTTCACCAACAACATTCCGCAGCGCGACGGCGGCACGCATATGGCCGGTTTCCGCGCGGCGTTGACGCGCCAAGTCGTATCCTATGCCGACAGTTCCGGCATCACCAAAAGGGAAAAGGTGACGCTGCAGGGCGAGGATTGCCGCGAAGGGCTGACGGCGGTCCTGTCGGTCAAGGTGCCTGATCCGAAATTCTCGTCGCAGACCAAGGATAAGCTGGTTTCCTCGGAAGTCCGCCCTGTTGTCGAAAGTCTCGTCAACGAAGCGCTGAACACCTGGTTCGAGGAGCATCCGAGCGAAGCCAAGATTCTCGTCGGCAAGGTCGTCGAGGCGGCCGCCGCACGCGAAGCGGCCCGCAAGGCCCGCGAATTGACCCGCCGAAAGGGCGCCCTCGACATCGCTTCGCTGCCCGGCAAGCTCGCCGACTGCTCAGAGCGTGATCCGACAAAATCCGAAGTCTTCCTCGTCGAGGGCGATTCCGCTGGCGGCTCAGCCAAGCAGGGCCGCTCGCGTGAAAACCAGGCGATCCTGCCGCTTCGCGGCAAGATCCTGAATGTCGAGCGTGCGCGTTTCGACAAGATGCTGTCGAGCCAGGAAATCGGCACGCTGATCACCGCGCTCGGCACCGGCATCGGCAAGGACGAATTCAACGTCGAAAAGCTGCGCTATCACAAGATCATCATCATGACGGATGCTGACGTCGACGGCGCCCACATCCGCACCCTGCTGCTGACCTTCTTTTTCCGCCAGATGCCGGAACTGATCGAGCGCGGCCATCTCTATATTGCCCAGCCGCCGCTCTATAAGGTCTCGCGCGGCAAGTCGGTGCAGTATCTGAAGGACGAAAAGGCGCTGGAGGAATATCTCATCAGCCAGGGCCTGGAAGACGCCGCGCTGAAACTTGGCAGCGGTGAGGTCCGCACCGGCCAGGATCTGCGCGAGGTCATCCTCGACGCGTTACGCATGCGCGCTTTGCTCGACAATCTCCACTCGCGTTACAATCGCGCCGTCGTCGAACAGGCGGCAATCGCCGGTGCCCTCAATGCGGAACTCGTCAGCGACCGCGCAAGAGCACAGGCATTGACGAGCGAGGTCGCAAGCCGTCTCGACATTATCGCCGAGGAAACCGAACGCGGCTGGCATGGCGATCTGGCCAGCGATGGCGGTCTGCGGCTCGAACGCATGGTCCGCGGCGTCAGGGAAATCGTCGTGCTCGATATGGCGCTGATCGGTTCCTCGGATGCCCGACACATCGATCAGTTGACGTCACGTCTCAAGGAAATCTATCAGACGCCGCCGTCGCTGCACCGCCGCGAAGGCGACATAGAGATCTCGGGCCCGCGGGCCCTGCTAGACGCAATCTTTGCCACCGGCCGCAAGGGCCTCACCATGCAGCGATACAAGGGTCTGGGCGAGATGAATGCCGAACAGCTCTGGGAAACGACGCTCGACCCGAACGTCCGTTCCCTTCTGCAGGTCAAGGTCCCCGACGCAACTGATGCCGACGGCCTCTTCGCCCGTTTGATGGGTGACGAAGTCGAGCCGCGGCGCGAATTCATCCAGGAAAACGCGCTAAGCGTCGCAAACCTCGATATCTGA
- a CDS encoding FxsA family protein: MRFSILPAFILLLPLAEIAGFVVVGRAIGLWLTLALVMLGVILGMVLLRRQGIGILRRMSSEGRNGVMPGRDLLRPAMNVVASLLLIIPGFLTDIIAILILIPPVREFLWQAIAKRFVVVNAKGGFSAGPQPDFRDRKPNSKVVDLDDEDYHREPDRNSPWSGKHLGD, from the coding sequence ATGCGTTTTTCGATCCTGCCAGCTTTCATTCTGCTGCTGCCACTCGCCGAAATTGCCGGTTTCGTCGTCGTCGGCCGGGCAATCGGATTGTGGCTGACGCTCGCGCTCGTGATGCTGGGCGTCATTCTCGGGATGGTTCTGCTGCGCCGGCAGGGCATCGGTATTTTGCGCCGCATGTCGAGCGAAGGACGAAACGGGGTGATGCCGGGGCGCGACCTGTTGCGGCCGGCGATGAACGTCGTTGCCTCGCTGCTCTTGATCATTCCCGGCTTCCTCACCGATATCATCGCGATCCTCATTCTCATCCCGCCGGTGCGCGAGTTCCTCTGGCAGGCAATCGCCAAACGCTTCGTCGTCGTCAATGCCAAGGGCGGCTTTTCTGCCGGCCCGCAACCCGATTTCCGCGACCGCAAGCCGAACTCGAAGGTGGTCGATCTCGATGACGAGGACTATCATAGGGAGCCGGACCGCAACTCGCCGTGGTCCGGCAAACATCTCGGCGATTGA
- a CDS encoding murein transglycosylase A yields MSDHASDFVLQAISFDTLEGWKDDDPSGLFEGMRSCRRQITDVKPYRTGSLGLSSEDLLPLLVAAEDFTPSSPSSARAFFETHCRPFLIRRSDGNSGFVTAFYEPDIEVSERPDEVFRFPFYRRPDDLVDLDDTNRPAGLDRSYAFGRLHDGRITAYPDRCAIDQGFLEGHGLEIAWAKSKVDLFFVHVQGAARLRYSDGRIGRITYAAKAGHPFSAVGKLLIDRGEIARADISMQTIRAWLARNPEQVDEVLWHNRSYIFFRETPSRAISLRTADPEAGPIAAAKVPLLAGRSLAVDRMIHTFGFPFFIRAESLTHLDTHLDQGRPFRRLMLALDTGSAIVGPVRGDIFTGSGDMAGERAGTVRNDADFTILIPKAAAGRFA; encoded by the coding sequence ATGAGTGACCACGCATCGGACTTCGTCCTGCAGGCCATAAGCTTCGACACTTTGGAAGGCTGGAAGGATGATGATCCCTCCGGCCTTTTTGAAGGCATGCGAAGCTGCCGTCGGCAGATCACCGATGTCAAACCCTACCGCACCGGTTCTCTTGGCCTGAGCTCGGAAGACCTGCTTCCGCTGCTGGTGGCCGCCGAAGATTTCACGCCGTCGTCGCCATCGTCGGCGCGCGCCTTTTTCGAGACCCACTGTCGGCCCTTCCTGATCCGCCGCAGCGATGGCAATTCCGGCTTCGTCACCGCGTTCTACGAACCTGATATCGAGGTGTCTGAGCGGCCGGACGAGGTTTTCCGTTTCCCTTTCTACAGGCGCCCGGACGATCTGGTCGATCTCGACGACACCAATCGCCCCGCCGGGCTCGACAGGTCCTATGCTTTCGGCCGTCTGCATGACGGCCGCATCACCGCCTATCCGGACCGCTGCGCCATCGATCAGGGTTTCCTCGAAGGCCACGGTCTCGAAATCGCCTGGGCGAAGTCGAAGGTCGATCTCTTCTTCGTGCATGTGCAGGGTGCGGCCCGTTTGCGTTACAGCGATGGCCGTATTGGCCGCATCACCTATGCGGCGAAGGCTGGCCATCCGTTTTCGGCGGTCGGCAAGCTGCTGATCGACCGAGGCGAGATTGCTCGCGCCGACATCTCGATGCAGACGATCCGTGCCTGGCTGGCGCGCAATCCCGAGCAGGTCGACGAAGTGCTGTGGCATAATCGCTCTTATATCTTCTTTCGCGAGACGCCCTCGCGGGCCATCAGCCTGCGAACCGCCGATCCTGAGGCAGGTCCGATCGCAGCCGCCAAGGTGCCGCTTCTCGCCGGGCGGTCGCTTGCCGTCGATCGGATGATCCATACGTTCGGTTTTCCCTTTTTCATCCGCGCCGAAAGCCTGACCCATCTCGACACCCATCTCGACCAGGGTCGGCCCTTCCGCCGGCTGATGCTGGCGCTCGATACCGGCTCGGCAATCGTCGGGCCGGTACGCGGCGATATCTTCACCGGCTCGGGGGATATGGCGGGAGAAAGGGCCGGCACCGTCCGCAACGACGCCGATTTCACCATCCTTATTCCCAAAGCCGCCGCCGGAAGATTCGCCTGA
- the dnaQ gene encoding DNA polymerase III subunit epsilon: protein MREIIFDTETTGLDNRADRIIEIGGIELFNHFPTGNVIHIFINPGDQKVHPDALAVHGITDEFLKDKKPFAEVAEEILTFFGDAKWIAHNATFDMGFINAELARIGLPPILPERVVDTLSMARRKNPMGPNSLDALCRRYGIDNSHRTKHGALLDSELLAEVYIEMIGGRQAAFGLSMSATSGQNGRGDGAEEDGVVIAGVLERPRPLGPRLSQTEAQAHEALVAKLGEKGIWAKYASLN, encoded by the coding sequence ATGCGTGAGATCATCTTCGATACGGAAACCACCGGTCTCGACAACCGCGCCGACCGTATCATCGAAATCGGTGGCATCGAGCTCTTCAACCATTTTCCGACCGGCAACGTGATCCATATCTTCATCAATCCCGGCGATCAGAAGGTTCACCCGGATGCGCTCGCCGTGCACGGCATCACCGATGAATTCCTGAAGGACAAGAAGCCTTTCGCTGAGGTCGCCGAAGAAATCCTTACCTTCTTCGGCGATGCGAAGTGGATTGCCCACAACGCCACCTTCGATATGGGTTTCATCAATGCCGAATTGGCGCGGATCGGTTTGCCGCCGATCCTGCCGGAGCGGGTCGTCGATACGCTGTCGATGGCCCGGCGCAAGAATCCGATGGGGCCGAATTCGCTGGACGCGCTCTGCCGGCGCTACGGCATCGATAATTCGCACCGCACCAAACACGGCGCGCTGCTCGACTCCGAACTGCTCGCCGAAGTCTATATCGAGATGATCGGCGGCAGGCAGGCAGCTTTCGGCCTGAGCATGAGCGCTACATCTGGTCAGAACGGCCGCGGCGATGGGGCGGAGGAAGACGGTGTGGTGATTGCCGGAGTGCTCGAGCGGCCCCGCCCGCTTGGCCCCCGCCTGAGCCAAACCGAGGCGCAGGCGCATGAGGCGCTTGTCGCCAAGCTTGGAGAAAAAGGCATCTGGGCGAAATACGCCAGCCTCAATTAA